Proteins from one Mesotoga infera genomic window:
- the rpsO gene encoding 30S ribosomal protein S15 codes for MNKQELVKEFQIHDKDSGSTEVQIAILTARIRHLTEHLRKHPKDFHTRRGLLKLVGRRRKMLRYIKAKKPEVYLELINKLGLRG; via the coding sequence ATCAACAAGCAGGAACTTGTCAAGGAGTTTCAAATCCACGACAAAGACTCCGGTTCCACAGAAGTTCAGATAGCTATTTTGACTGCCAGGATAAGACATCTCACCGAGCATCTCAGGAAACATCCCAAGGACTTCCATACTAGAAGAGGATTACTCAAACTCGTCGGAAGAAGAAGAAAGATGCTCAGATATATAAAGGCCAAGAAACCCGAAGTCTATCTAGAGCTGATAAATAAGCTTGGATTGAGGGGTTGA
- a CDS encoding polyribonucleotide nucleotidyltransferase: protein MSYKQWEREFFGQKLVIENGKMAKQAHGAILLRYADSVLLTTVDGNEETMPGTDFLPLTVEYQEKFYAAGKIPGGFLKRENRPSDNAVLSARIIDRPIRPLFPEGMRNEVQVIVTVLSADPDNPPDIWGIMGASLALNLSEIPFEGVVAGVQVGYVDGRYVIFPSAEELKRSELDIVVAGTKHAVTMVEGEAKEVSEKTMIGALEAAHEAIKSLVAFQEEILAEFEIKKWELEIPTAPEGFLEAFGELVDRDKLAGLMLTPGKHAKDEALKEYRDQLIEDFIQKVNDRWSEEEIMENVGYLKDFYHDVEKEVMRRRIVQDDVRMDGRKHDEIRPITIELDLLPRAHGSALFTRGETQSLGIVTLGATMDEQIVDTMFEEGSKSFMLHYNFPPFSTGEVKKLRGPGRREIGHGHLAERSLKNIVPKDEDFPYTIRVVSEILESNGSSSMATVCSGSLALMAAGVPMKKHVAGVAMGMIQEPDKTVVLTDILGNEDHMGDMDFKVTGTRDGITAFQMDVKVSGVSGEIMMRALEQAKVARLKILDLMYQAIDTPRTTVSDYAPIIKTIALPYEKIGEIIGPGGKVIKKLSSDYDSTIFIDDEKSLAKIVGNDHAKLERLEKVIEAIISEAKPGQIFEGKITREEAYGFFVELAPGKTGLLHVSKMGENSKEFLKSHKLGDIIKVEVSGIDQMGKISLKLEGVEVTEEQRRERKPYPRNESRNRNERNRK from the coding sequence GTGAGCTACAAACAATGGGAGAGAGAGTTTTTTGGTCAGAAGCTGGTAATCGAAAACGGCAAGATGGCTAAACAGGCCCACGGGGCCATTTTGCTCAGATACGCCGATTCGGTGCTGCTAACCACCGTTGACGGTAACGAAGAAACCATGCCCGGAACGGATTTTCTACCCCTTACTGTTGAGTATCAGGAGAAGTTTTACGCGGCTGGAAAGATTCCGGGAGGGTTTCTGAAAAGAGAGAACAGACCCAGCGACAACGCAGTTCTATCTGCGAGAATAATAGATAGACCTATCAGACCGCTGTTTCCAGAAGGTATGAGAAACGAGGTTCAGGTTATAGTCACAGTTCTTTCGGCAGACCCCGACAATCCACCTGACATCTGGGGAATAATGGGAGCATCCCTTGCGCTTAACCTTTCGGAGATACCATTTGAAGGAGTCGTGGCCGGAGTTCAGGTTGGGTATGTCGACGGGAGGTATGTAATATTCCCATCGGCCGAAGAATTGAAGCGATCGGAACTGGACATAGTTGTCGCAGGCACCAAACATGCCGTTACGATGGTCGAAGGTGAGGCGAAAGAAGTATCGGAAAAGACAATGATCGGCGCTCTGGAAGCCGCTCATGAGGCGATAAAATCTCTGGTAGCCTTCCAGGAGGAGATACTGGCTGAATTTGAAATCAAAAAATGGGAACTTGAAATCCCGACGGCTCCGGAAGGTTTCCTCGAAGCCTTCGGAGAATTAGTAGATAGAGATAAACTGGCCGGCCTGATGCTCACTCCCGGGAAACACGCCAAAGATGAAGCGTTGAAAGAATACAGGGACCAACTCATCGAGGACTTCATCCAAAAGGTCAACGATCGCTGGTCGGAAGAAGAGATAATGGAAAACGTCGGTTACCTGAAGGATTTCTATCACGACGTGGAGAAAGAAGTGATGAGAAGAAGGATCGTTCAGGACGATGTAAGAATGGACGGTAGAAAGCACGACGAGATCAGACCTATCACGATAGAGCTGGATCTCCTCCCCAGAGCCCACGGTTCGGCCCTTTTTACCAGAGGCGAGACACAGAGCCTCGGCATAGTAACCCTTGGGGCAACAATGGACGAGCAAATAGTGGATACAATGTTCGAAGAGGGCTCGAAATCCTTCATGTTGCACTACAACTTTCCTCCATTCAGCACCGGAGAAGTGAAAAAGTTGAGAGGTCCTGGGAGGAGAGAGATAGGTCACGGCCATCTTGCCGAAAGATCTCTGAAAAATATAGTTCCCAAGGACGAAGATTTTCCTTACACTATCAGAGTCGTTTCGGAAATCCTCGAATCCAACGGATCATCTTCGATGGCAACAGTCTGTTCGGGATCTCTGGCGCTCATGGCTGCAGGAGTGCCGATGAAGAAACACGTTGCAGGCGTCGCCATGGGCATGATTCAGGAACCAGATAAAACGGTGGTTTTGACCGACATACTTGGAAACGAAGATCATATGGGTGACATGGATTTCAAAGTCACAGGTACCCGGGACGGTATTACGGCCTTTCAAATGGATGTAAAAGTATCGGGTGTTTCCGGAGAAATAATGATGCGGGCCCTTGAACAGGCGAAAGTTGCAAGACTGAAAATCCTCGACCTGATGTACCAGGCGATAGATACCCCGAGAACAACGGTGTCCGATTATGCACCGATCATCAAAACGATTGCACTTCCTTATGAAAAAATAGGCGAGATAATCGGCCCCGGTGGAAAGGTTATCAAGAAGCTCTCGAGCGATTACGACTCGACGATTTTCATAGACGACGAGAAGTCGCTCGCGAAGATCGTGGGAAACGACCACGCTAAACTCGAGAGGCTTGAAAAAGTCATCGAGGCCATAATTTCCGAGGCGAAGCCCGGTCAGATCTTCGAAGGAAAAATCACGCGAGAAGAGGCTTACGGATTCTTTGTGGAACTTGCGCCGGGTAAGACGGGACTCCTGCACGTATCGAAGATGGGTGAAAATTCGAAAGAATTCCTTAAATCGCACAAATTAGGAGACATAATAAAGGTAGAAGTCTCGGGCATCGATCAAATGGGTAAGATAAGCCTTAAACTCGAGGGCGTCGAGGTAACTGAGGAACAGAGAAGAGAGAGAAAACCCTATCCAAGAAACGAAAGTAGAAACAGAAACGAGCGAAATAGAAAGTAG
- a CDS encoding PhoH family protein, translating into MAVRKLNLPQEIEVAELFGEYDRKAKLIQKKLNVKISIIGNEIWIKGEDGNGIEVAKNIVDELLQMTKDGHFVEWREFEYIVDQHLQHDEKDEEFKGVYSEVRETSLLSNRIRPKTLGQKEYLETMKEKEMVFSIGPAGTGKTYLAVAMAVDFLKSGKVQRIILTRPAVEAGEKLGYLPGTLLDKVDPYLRPLYDALMEMIPTEKLSYYRENSIVEVVPLAYMRGRTLNNSFIILDEAQNTTYQQMKMFLTRIGFNSRVVVTGDITQIDLPRDTKSGLVVIQKVLGGIESIGFSYLTDQDVVRNPLVKEIIKAYDTYESEKQAKE; encoded by the coding sequence TTGGCTGTAAGAAAACTCAATCTTCCACAAGAGATAGAAGTAGCAGAGCTGTTCGGAGAGTACGACCGGAAGGCGAAGCTCATTCAGAAAAAACTGAACGTGAAGATATCGATCATCGGAAACGAAATCTGGATAAAGGGCGAAGACGGCAACGGTATAGAAGTTGCGAAAAACATAGTTGATGAACTGCTCCAGATGACCAAAGACGGACATTTCGTGGAATGGCGCGAGTTTGAATACATAGTCGATCAGCACCTGCAACACGATGAGAAAGACGAGGAATTCAAGGGTGTATATAGCGAGGTAAGAGAGACATCCCTGCTTTCAAATCGAATAAGGCCTAAGACTCTCGGTCAAAAAGAATACCTGGAAACCATGAAAGAAAAGGAAATGGTCTTCTCGATCGGTCCGGCCGGCACGGGAAAGACCTACCTGGCCGTTGCGATGGCGGTAGACTTCTTGAAGTCCGGAAAGGTTCAGAGAATTATTCTCACAAGGCCGGCGGTGGAGGCCGGAGAAAAACTGGGGTACCTTCCGGGAACACTGCTGGATAAAGTGGATCCTTACCTGAGGCCTCTTTATGATGCGCTCATGGAGATGATTCCCACCGAGAAACTCAGTTACTACAGGGAAAATTCGATAGTTGAAGTCGTTCCGCTCGCTTATATGAGAGGAAGAACGCTGAACAACTCCTTCATTATCCTCGATGAAGCGCAGAACACAACTTACCAGCAAATGAAGATGTTCTTGACCAGGATCGGGTTCAACTCAAGGGTAGTTGTTACAGGAGATATAACACAGATAGACCTTCCGCGAGACACCAAATCGGGTTTAGTGGTGATACAAAAAGTTCTTGGAGGTATAGAATCGATAGGTTTTTCCTATCTCACCGATCAGGACGTGGTGAGGAACCCACTGGTAAAGGAGATAATAAAAGCCTACGACACATATGAAAGTGAAAAACAGGCAAAAGAATAA
- a CDS encoding IspD/TarI family cytidylyltransferase, translated as MKASIPKQFMLLQQREIFVRSVEIFHGSDLIDKVVLVMHPDWMEVAGRILNKYGIDSVNIIPGGETRQESVYRGLCSIENEGFETVLIHDAARPLFSAFQIPDLLKMVENRLGVVVVEPLSDTVYITDSGSVVEIPDRTKLRAAETPQVFRYQDIFAAHRKAIGENLTSFTDDASLLLNYAGKIITLDSITRNIKITGPQDLEIAELLLKAKQK; from the coding sequence ATGAAGGCATCCATCCCCAAGCAGTTCATGTTGCTTCAACAAAGAGAGATATTCGTCAGATCCGTGGAGATATTTCACGGATCCGATTTAATTGATAAAGTCGTTCTCGTCATGCATCCAGACTGGATGGAGGTTGCCGGGAGAATTCTGAACAAATACGGTATAGATTCGGTGAACATTATCCCGGGGGGAGAGACAAGGCAGGAATCCGTTTACAGGGGTCTTTGTTCAATCGAAAACGAGGGGTTCGAAACCGTTTTGATTCACGATGCAGCAAGGCCGCTTTTCTCGGCCTTCCAGATCCCGGATCTGCTCAAAATGGTCGAAAATAGACTTGGCGTGGTAGTGGTAGAGCCGTTGAGCGATACGGTATACATCACCGACAGTGGCTCGGTGGTGGAGATCCCCGATCGTACAAAACTCAGGGCTGCAGAAACGCCGCAGGTCTTCAGATACCAAGATATCTTTGCAGCTCACCGTAAGGCAATAGGTGAAAACCTGACCTCTTTCACCGACGATGCAAGTCTGCTGTTGAACTACGCAGGCAAAATCATCACTCTGGACTCCATCACCAGAAATATAAAAATCACCGGCCCTCAGGATCTAGAGATCGCAGAACTGCTACTAAAGGCAAAGCAAAAATAA
- the ybeY gene encoding rRNA maturation RNase YbeY, whose product MEIIVQNKTERTIDSKKVSNIAKKVIEKELADTEIGSLNILLTDDAEITSINKQFRNKEESTDILSFGYGLEEEPIGDIVISLERIAEQSQEFGNSFEEELLYITIHGVLHVLGYNHEGDDTEDEEIFLLQKKYFRELVKG is encoded by the coding sequence ATGGAGATAATAGTCCAAAACAAGACGGAAAGGACAATAGACTCGAAAAAAGTGAGTAACATAGCCAAAAAAGTAATTGAGAAAGAACTCGCCGATACCGAAATTGGAAGCTTGAATATCCTTCTTACAGACGATGCAGAAATAACGAGCATAAACAAGCAATTCAGAAACAAAGAAGAATCAACGGACATTCTTTCCTTTGGATACGGTTTGGAAGAAGAACCGATCGGTGATATAGTCATTTCGTTGGAGAGAATAGCCGAACAATCTCAAGAATTCGGGAACTCCTTCGAAGAGGAACTCCTATACATCACGATCCACGGAGTCCTTCATGTCCTTGGTTACAACCATGAGGGGGATGACACTGAAGACGAAGAGATCTTTCTTCTTCAGAAAAAATACTTTCGAGAACTGGTAAAGGGGTGA
- a CDS encoding DUF1015 domain-containing protein, translating into MSDFRPFRAVRPVAGLEQKVNCPPYDVISFEEAREMGRNPESFIHVIRSEIDLPEETDHYDESVYLKAKENFEKLLSESVLVQEEKPVYYIYWQKMKDHVQVGIVGCASVDEYQQERIKKHELTRQDKEDDRIKHIYTVGANTGLVFLTFRSTEKLEEILSRYVKELELSMRVVDENDVEHRLYAVKDDKRVEELRQSLGEIKNMYIADGHHRAASSSRVRELMKAKNPDHTGEEEYNYFMAVAFPHSHLRIMDYNRVVKDLGGITQDEFIDRVGAVFDISHAPESPYKPVKRHEFGMCLFGKWYLLTARSGTFDENDPVGSLDVDILQRNLLGPVLGIDNPRKDPRIDFVGGIRGLKALENRITNGWAVAFSMFPTSMEELLAVADSGKIMPPKSTWFEPKLRSGLVVHLLK; encoded by the coding sequence TTGTCTGATTTCAGACCTTTCAGGGCTGTAAGACCGGTTGCTGGATTGGAGCAAAAGGTAAACTGCCCGCCGTACGATGTCATTTCGTTTGAAGAGGCTAGAGAGATGGGCAGAAACCCGGAAAGTTTCATACACGTCATTAGATCGGAGATCGATCTTCCCGAAGAGACCGACCATTACGACGAGAGCGTCTATCTGAAAGCGAAGGAAAATTTTGAAAAACTTCTTTCCGAGTCTGTTCTGGTACAGGAAGAGAAACCCGTCTACTATATATACTGGCAGAAGATGAAAGATCATGTCCAGGTGGGAATCGTGGGCTGCGCCAGTGTCGATGAGTATCAACAGGAGAGAATAAAAAAGCACGAGCTAACTAGGCAGGACAAAGAAGATGACAGGATAAAACATATCTACACTGTTGGAGCCAACACCGGGCTTGTATTCTTAACCTTCAGGTCCACCGAAAAACTCGAAGAAATTCTTTCTAGATATGTGAAAGAGCTGGAACTCTCTATGAGGGTTGTCGACGAAAATGATGTGGAACACAGGCTCTACGCGGTCAAAGACGATAAGAGAGTCGAAGAGTTGAGGCAATCGCTCGGGGAAATAAAAAACATGTACATCGCCGATGGTCACCACAGAGCGGCTTCCTCTTCGAGGGTCAGGGAACTGATGAAAGCTAAAAATCCAGACCATACTGGCGAGGAGGAATACAATTATTTCATGGCCGTTGCCTTTCCGCACTCTCACCTCAGGATAATGGACTATAACAGGGTAGTAAAAGACCTTGGTGGAATCACCCAGGATGAGTTCATTGATAGGGTGGGAGCAGTTTTCGACATATCCCATGCTCCAGAAAGTCCGTACAAACCTGTAAAGAGACATGAATTCGGTATGTGTCTGTTTGGAAAGTGGTATCTTCTGACCGCCAGAAGCGGGACTTTTGATGAGAATGACCCGGTTGGAAGTCTGGACGTAGATATCCTTCAGAGAAACCTCCTGGGACCTGTACTGGGGATCGACAATCCCAGAAAGGATCCAAGAATAGATTTCGTAGGCGGTATAAGAGGTTTGAAGGCCCTGGAAAACAGAATAACCAACGGCTGGGCCGTCGCCTTTTCGATGTTCCCGACTTCTATGGAGGAGTTGCTGGCTGTCGCCGACAGCGGAAAGATAATGCCTCCGAAATCCACCTGGTTCGAACCGAAACTGCGAAGCGGACTGGTTGTGCATCTTTTAAAATGA
- a CDS encoding M16 family metallopeptidase gives MAFAVKVGSADEDDPISGVSHFIEHTLFKGTKDRNAFEIKEPIERIGGSLNAYTGRISTVYYAKVPDTYSHEALDILFDLISSPRFEESAIELERGVILEEIASAEDDPYDRIYDMTIQKVWDRDFGRPILGYDSTVKVLTREDISNFYENKYIADRAIFAVTGNYRDSLIDSAREKLLSLQRKNSETPATKSPVISKEPLWIVEKRKDLQQVHLLLTKEAPGRRNRDDFEAFKVFNILFGSGMSSILFHNIREELGMVYNINSEFVSYTESGAFMINASTNPKNLDDLIGSLENELHRIVEKGVSRAQFNYGAERLRGKLLMSTEGTLSTLSRFLDDVVICGQPDSLETLIEKIDKLTIEELNDVAKKYLSGSWNVSLLLPKNMPDSSFVARHGFSI, from the coding sequence ATGGCTTTCGCGGTAAAAGTAGGGTCCGCTGATGAGGATGATCCCATCAGCGGAGTTTCTCATTTCATAGAACACACTCTATTCAAGGGAACCAAAGACAGAAACGCGTTCGAGATAAAAGAACCGATCGAGAGAATAGGCGGAAGTCTCAACGCATATACCGGCAGGATATCCACGGTTTACTACGCGAAAGTTCCGGACACCTATTCGCACGAAGCGCTGGATATTCTTTTCGATCTGATATCTTCTCCACGTTTCGAAGAAAGTGCGATAGAGCTGGAACGCGGAGTCATACTCGAAGAGATAGCTTCGGCCGAAGACGATCCTTACGACAGAATTTACGACATGACAATCCAGAAAGTCTGGGACAGAGATTTCGGACGACCAATACTCGGATACGACAGTACCGTCAAGGTTCTCACCAGGGAGGATATTTCGAATTTCTACGAGAACAAATACATCGCCGACAGGGCGATCTTCGCAGTCACTGGCAATTACCGCGATTCTTTGATCGACAGCGCCCGGGAGAAGCTTCTTTCTTTGCAGAGAAAAAACAGTGAGACCCCTGCAACCAAGTCTCCGGTGATTTCGAAGGAACCTCTTTGGATAGTGGAGAAAAGAAAGGATCTGCAGCAGGTCCACCTTCTTTTAACCAAAGAGGCGCCAGGAAGAAGGAACAGGGATGATTTCGAGGCTTTCAAGGTGTTCAACATACTTTTCGGAAGCGGCATGAGCTCGATTTTGTTCCACAATATACGTGAGGAGCTGGGAATGGTTTACAACATTAATTCAGAGTTCGTCTCTTACACCGAATCCGGGGCCTTCATGATAAATGCCTCCACCAATCCCAAAAACCTCGATGATCTGATTGGATCGCTCGAAAACGAACTCCACAGGATAGTGGAGAAGGGGGTCAGTCGAGCTCAATTCAATTACGGAGCCGAGAGGCTCAGAGGAAAACTCCTGATGTCCACCGAAGGAACCCTCTCGACGCTGAGCCGTTTCCTTGACGACGTGGTTATATGCGGCCAGCCCGATTCGCTCGAAACTCTCATTGAAAAGATAGATAAACTTACAATCGAAGAGCTGAACGATGTCGCCAAAAAATACCTGAGCGGTAGCTGGAACGTCTCTCTTCTTTTGCCGAAAAACATGCCGGACTCCTCTTTTGTAGCCAGACACGGCTTCTCAATCTGA
- a CDS encoding sigma 54-interacting transcriptional regulator translates to MLYRKITVGENLESLHCEEHFQSLFDVDFDFLVNLGKETPTILFIDGGNYSKDILSDWVFAFTNIILINNNPIRAFIIRGYSEETQEFKGYYRIVGSYKSSRQIVQDIIDSIDRSLEKIIGNSDRVIQMKRMIVLSMFYDGSIMILGETGSGKNLLAETIAKLSPRGNKPFYSINCAAIPETLLESELFGYKKGSFTGATGEKTGLIEQADNGTLFLDEIGDMPLNLQAKILAITENREFFKIGATKPTKVDVRFITATNRTEDSAMRNDLRYRLSAVKIDLPPLRERKTDIPLIFDSVLERKGYLVRFENIPRELKERFLSYNYPGNIRELLNMIEEYLALNEVVQATVDSSISKNIKTLAEDALVARIVKGTTYKDFLQEIYKGVSREILIQRASILDNDINALAGEFGLTPRRIRDLLSELEVQ, encoded by the coding sequence TTGCTGTACAGAAAGATAACCGTTGGAGAGAATCTCGAGTCTTTACACTGTGAAGAACATTTCCAAAGTCTTTTCGATGTGGACTTCGATTTCCTGGTGAACCTGGGAAAGGAGACTCCTACGATTCTTTTCATAGATGGTGGAAACTACAGCAAAGATATCCTCAGTGACTGGGTCTTTGCATTCACCAATATAATACTGATAAACAACAACCCCATAAGGGCGTTCATAATCAGAGGTTACTCCGAAGAGACGCAGGAATTCAAAGGGTACTATCGAATTGTGGGAAGCTACAAAAGTTCCAGACAGATAGTTCAAGATATAATAGACAGCATAGACAGAAGCCTCGAAAAGATAATCGGAAACAGCGACAGGGTAATTCAGATGAAGCGTATGATCGTGCTTTCCATGTTTTATGACGGTTCTATCATGATACTCGGAGAAACAGGGTCGGGAAAGAATCTTCTTGCCGAAACTATTGCCAAACTATCTCCACGCGGCAACAAACCCTTCTATTCGATAAATTGTGCCGCAATTCCCGAAACACTCCTGGAGAGCGAGCTATTTGGTTACAAGAAAGGGTCCTTCACGGGTGCTACCGGCGAAAAGACAGGTCTCATAGAGCAGGCCGACAACGGAACCCTCTTTCTCGATGAAATCGGAGACATGCCCCTGAACCTTCAGGCAAAGATTCTAGCAATCACCGAAAACAGGGAGTTTTTCAAAATCGGAGCCACAAAACCGACGAAGGTCGACGTGAGATTCATTACAGCCACAAACAGAACCGAAGACTCGGCGATGAGAAACGATCTGAGGTACAGGCTTTCAGCTGTTAAGATAGATCTTCCCCCACTCAGAGAGAGAAAGACGGATATACCGTTGATTTTCGACAGTGTACTTGAGAGAAAGGGATACCTTGTAAGATTTGAAAATATCCCTAGAGAATTGAAAGAAAGGTTTCTCTCTTACAACTACCCGGGCAACATCCGCGAATTGTTGAACATGATTGAGGAGTATCTTGCTCTGAATGAGGTTGTACAGGCTACGGTTGATTCGTCGATTTCAAAGAACATAAAAACGCTCGCCGAAGATGCCCTCGTTGCCAGAATCGTAAAGGGGACCACTTACAAAGACTTTCTTCAGGAAATTTACAAGGGTGTATCAAGAGAGATACTCATCCAGAGGGCCAGTATTCTCGATAACGATATTAATGCACTGGCCGGTGAATTTGGACTCACACCGAGAAGAATAAGAGACCTTCTGTCGGAGCTTGAAGTTCAATAA
- a CDS encoding HDIG domain-containing metalloprotein, translating into MKVKNRQKNKEKKKIQFPFERLFNIKDLTNFIIYPIFLALLNRAPFLSLPSKPFLYFVGSTILWYIFAERTIKNNRYFHLHMAYRLTFFSVVAFGVFINSFLPSLANAKLMPEMTPIFLSVSMVTVLIGYQEGIGSGLFMSFLASANIDNSFETFILLSVVVLSTTLTTRHIERRIEIARAGFEVSLIFTAVNLVRMILQGEPINALDLAVAFANPILSSVIVIGIVPYIEYVSRIYSDTGMLELGNLSHPLLKNLSIYAPGTYYHSISLANLSEAAAEKIGANPILARVAAYFHDIGKSRRPQYFIENQQDGINPHDSITPSMSNLVINEHVKQGVELARKYRLPLLIEDIVKEHHGTRIKKFFFHKAKTGGQEEHQEDFQYPGPKPRFKESGIIMLADSVEAAYKSLKKPTPAKTQELVEEVVNGIYNERQLDQTGLDLEDLEKIVEAFTRVLMSMNQPRIEYPKETVEKVVMANGDNSPKQDGKDNRLEKSE; encoded by the coding sequence ATGAAAGTGAAAAACAGGCAAAAGAATAAAGAGAAAAAGAAAATCCAATTTCCCTTTGAGAGACTCTTCAACATAAAGGATCTCACCAATTTTATAATATATCCGATTTTTCTTGCTCTTTTAAATAGAGCTCCCTTTCTTTCCTTACCGTCGAAACCCTTTCTCTATTTCGTCGGTTCTACGATTCTTTGGTATATATTTGCCGAAAGAACAATTAAAAATAACAGATACTTCCATCTACATATGGCGTACAGATTGACATTCTTCTCCGTGGTCGCTTTCGGAGTGTTCATCAACTCTTTCCTCCCTTCGTTGGCCAATGCGAAGCTCATGCCAGAGATGACGCCCATCTTCTTGAGTGTATCAATGGTAACCGTGCTGATAGGCTATCAGGAAGGAATAGGTAGCGGTCTTTTCATGTCGTTTCTGGCTTCAGCCAATATAGACAACTCGTTCGAGACTTTCATACTCCTGTCGGTCGTCGTTCTCTCAACGACACTTACGACAAGGCATATCGAAAGAAGAATAGAGATTGCCAGGGCTGGGTTCGAAGTCAGTTTAATCTTCACGGCCGTTAACCTGGTAAGAATGATTCTCCAGGGAGAGCCGATCAACGCTCTGGACCTTGCGGTAGCCTTCGCGAACCCGATTCTTTCATCGGTGATAGTTATAGGCATAGTGCCGTATATAGAATACGTGAGTAGAATCTATTCGGACACAGGAATGCTGGAACTTGGAAATTTGTCTCATCCATTGTTGAAGAATCTGTCGATATACGCACCGGGAACGTACTATCATAGTATATCTCTGGCGAATCTATCCGAAGCGGCCGCTGAAAAGATCGGAGCTAACCCGATACTTGCCAGAGTTGCCGCGTACTTCCACGATATTGGAAAATCAAGGAGACCCCAGTACTTCATAGAGAACCAGCAGGATGGAATCAACCCGCACGACAGTATCACACCTTCGATGTCTAACCTGGTCATCAACGAACATGTGAAACAGGGAGTCGAACTGGCGCGTAAATACCGCCTCCCCCTGTTGATAGAAGACATAGTGAAAGAACACCACGGAACCAGAATAAAGAAGTTCTTTTTCCACAAGGCCAAAACCGGTGGTCAGGAAGAACACCAGGAAGACTTCCAGTATCCCGGACCGAAACCTCGATTCAAAGAATCTGGTATTATTATGCTTGCAGACTCGGTTGAAGCAGCTTACAAGAGCCTTAAGAAACCAACTCCCGCAAAGACCCAGGAACTGGTTGAGGAAGTGGTAAATGGAATTTATAACGAAAGGCAGCTCGATCAAACCGGGCTGGATCTCGAAGATCTTGAGAAGATAGTCGAAGCCTTCACAAGAGTCTTAATGAGCATGAATCAGCCAAGAATAGAATATCCGAAAGAGACGGTAGAAAAAGTGGTGATGGCAAATGGAGATAATAGTCCAAAACAAGACGGAAAGGACAATAGACTCGAAAAAAGTGAGTAA